A genome region from Methanobacterium bryantii includes the following:
- a CDS encoding TetR/AcrR family transcriptional regulator: MSIQELKEREKEERRNYIVDAAEKLFFSKGYDNVSMKDIADEVGISRAALYLYFKNKEVIYLAIVLRGMRIMDKLFKESVKSDKNGLGKLEDTGWAYFKFYRDFTDYYGVCAYFDSQRFSKVDNEYMPEINVLREETIRITRESIEEGIEDGSIRANVNSMEIAVFIAITSKQIVNPNEWATRSLEGEEISHEQFIGDSMDLWRRMLVNTENKNLK, encoded by the coding sequence TTGTCAATTCAGGAATTGAAGGAAAGAGAAAAAGAAGAAAGGCGTAATTACATTGTAGATGCTGCAGAGAAGTTATTCTTCTCAAAAGGCTATGATAATGTTTCAATGAAGGATATAGCTGATGAAGTTGGGATCAGCAGGGCTGCTCTTTATCTTTATTTTAAAAATAAAGAGGTCATTTACCTGGCCATAGTTTTACGTGGGATGAGGATAATGGATAAGTTGTTTAAAGAAAGCGTAAAAAGTGATAAAAATGGCCTTGGCAAACTTGAAGATACAGGATGGGCTTATTTTAAGTTTTACAGGGATTTCACTGATTATTATGGGGTATGTGCATATTTTGATTCCCAGAGGTTTTCTAAAGTTGATAATGAGTATATGCCTGAAATTAATGTATTAAGAGAGGAAACAATCAGGATAACACGTGAATCGATAGAAGAGGGAATTGAAGATGGTTCTATAAGGGCAAATGTGAACTCAATGGAAATAGCGGTTTTCATTGCAATAACATCAAAACAAATTGTAAATCCTAATGAATGGGCCACAAGATCTTTGGAAGGTGAAGAAATTAGCCATGAACAGTTCATTGGGGATTCTATGGATTTGTGGAGACGTATGCTAGTTAATACTGAAAATAAGAACTTAAAATGA
- a CDS encoding 4Fe-4S binding protein: MDFEVVVDKEKCVGCGTCTYSCPKSGKVWNIGEKAVWCENGTENLEYCHRCANCVLACPQRAITISVS; the protein is encoded by the coding sequence ATGGATTTTGAAGTTGTAGTTGATAAAGAGAAATGTGTTGGTTGTGGAACATGTACATATTCTTGTCCAAAATCAGGTAAAGTATGGAACATTGGAGAGAAAGCTGTCTGGTGTGAAAACGGCACTGAAAATCTAGAATACTGTCATAGATGTGCTAATTGCGTGCTAGCGTGTCCACAGAGGGCTATAACAATTAGTGTGTCATGA
- a CDS encoding flavodoxin family protein: MKPCRGDCSCMRTTGKCFQEDDMNWLLPKVEDANILVLASPLYCDGVTGPMKMFMDRLVPVIHLTMEIRDGHLRHPARKDMNLEKIVLVSNCGFWEIDNFDPIVAHIKAFSKNINAEYVGELLRPHGHFFRAMLENDMSVNDVIESARQAGCQLVENGKMSSETIANVSRPLMSRDAFLQMANQNLLSDQNQE, encoded by the coding sequence ATAAAACCTTGCAGGGGCGACTGCAGCTGTATGAGAACTACAGGTAAGTGTTTTCAGGAAGATGATATGAACTGGCTTTTGCCGAAGGTTGAAGATGCAAATATCCTTGTTTTAGCTTCTCCTCTTTATTGTGATGGAGTTACAGGGCCTATGAAGATGTTTATGGACCGTTTGGTACCTGTAATACATTTGACCATGGAAATCCGTGATGGTCATCTCAGACATCCTGCCCGCAAAGATATGAATCTTGAGAAAATAGTTCTGGTTTCAAACTGTGGTTTCTGGGAAATAGACAATTTTGACCCAATTGTGGCTCATATTAAAGCATTTAGTAAGAATATAAATGCTGAATACGTTGGAGAACTCCTCAGGCCTCATGGACATTTCTTTAGGGCCATGTTAGAAAATGATATGTCTGTAAATGATGTTATTGAGTCTGCAAGACAAGCAGGATGTCAACTTGTAGAGAATGGTAAAATGTCTTCTGAAACTATTGCAAATGTAAGCCGCCCTCTCATGTCTAGGGATGCATTTTTACAGATGGCTAATCAAAACCTGCTAAGTGATCAAAATCAGGAGTAA
- a CDS encoding TetR/AcrR family transcriptional regulator, protein MSIKELKKKEKETKRNYIMESAQKLFLSKDYDEVSMNSIAKEVGVNKATLYYYFKNKEALYFAIVLQSVQVLVKMAREEIKKGNTGYEKILLYGNAMDKFSTEYPGCLKLLYAPQSSKFDMGNLNSSEEYKEVMGILKDLMFIMRDLIQSGIDDGTIREDVNPMEAAVLMSLISQSMSNMSCLYKNMLKSDGVSEQKFAMDVKGFMRYMLKKG, encoded by the coding sequence GTGTCTATCAAAGAATTAAAGAAAAAAGAGAAGGAAACAAAGCGTAATTACATTATGGAATCAGCTCAGAAGCTATTTTTAAGTAAAGACTACGATGAAGTTTCAATGAACAGCATAGCCAAGGAAGTAGGGGTAAATAAGGCCACGCTTTATTATTATTTCAAGAACAAAGAGGCACTGTATTTTGCGATAGTCTTACAGAGTGTTCAAGTTTTAGTTAAAATGGCTAGAGAAGAAATAAAAAAGGGTAACACGGGTTATGAGAAGATTTTATTGTATGGAAATGCAATGGATAAATTTTCAACTGAATATCCTGGTTGTTTAAAGCTTTTATATGCTCCACAATCTTCTAAATTTGATATGGGCAATCTGAACAGTAGTGAAGAGTATAAAGAGGTAATGGGGATTCTTAAAGATTTAATGTTTATCATGAGGGATTTGATACAATCTGGAATTGATGATGGTACAATTAGGGAAGATGTTAACCCAATGGAAGCAGCTGTTTTGATGTCGCTGATCTCCCAGAGCATGTCGAATATGAGTTGTCTATATAAAAACATGCTGAAAAGTGATGGAGTAAGTGAACAGAAGTTTGCAATGGACGTAAAGGGTTTCATGCGTTATATGCTCAAAAAAGGTTAG
- a CDS encoding alpha/beta fold hydrolase produces the protein MSMVKVNDINMYYEIHGEGEPLILISGNGAESSQWKDMIPAFSKGYKVVPFDNRGAGRTDRPYIEYSMDMMTEDVIGLMDVLGIERAHILGASMGGMIAQNIAYLYPDRVKSLILVVTSMKNSHRVNYACKQAIKRVMDGSDPDALAEYSAVWSFPEEVLANPGAVDRIKSAMAHVLNPQTVNTFKRQNDALATFDSSGWISELTAPTLVIAGDGDIIWPQKYSGQELAKALSGSKFVSIPGAHMAYLLSAEAFQNHVVEFLTSVE, from the coding sequence ATGTCAATGGTAAAAGTGAATGATATAAACATGTATTATGAGATACACGGTGAAGGTGAACCATTAATTTTAATATCGGGTAACGGTGCGGAGTCTTCCCAATGGAAAGACATGATTCCTGCATTTTCTAAGGGTTACAAAGTGGTCCCATTTGATAACCGCGGTGCAGGGCGTACTGATAGGCCATATATAGAATATTCTATGGATATGATGACTGAAGATGTCATTGGTTTGATGGATGTGCTTGGAATTGAAAGGGCACATATACTTGGGGCATCTATGGGGGGAATGATTGCTCAAAATATTGCTTATTTATATCCTGATAGAGTAAAAAGCCTGATACTTGTTGTAACAAGTATGAAAAATTCTCACCGCGTTAATTATGCTTGTAAACAGGCAATAAAACGTGTTATGGATGGAAGCGATCCTGATGCACTGGCTGAATATTCTGCAGTATGGTCATTTCCTGAGGAAGTATTAGCAAATCCTGGAGCTGTTGATAGAATTAAAAGTGCTATGGCACATGTATTAAATCCTCAGACAGTGAATACATTCAAAAGGCAAAATGATGCACTTGCTACATTTGATTCAAGTGGATGGATCAGTGAACTTACAGCTCCAACATTGGTTATAGCTGGAGATGGAGATATAATCTGGCCTCAAAAATATTCTGGACAGGAATTAGCTAAAGCCCTCTCTGGCTCTAAGTTTGTCTCAATTCCCGGAGCGCACATGGCATATCTATTAAGTGCTGAAGCATTTCAAAATCATGTGGTGGAGTTTCTTACATCAGTTGAATAG